A single Arachidicoccus sp. BS20 DNA region contains:
- a CDS encoding NAD(P)-dependent alcohol dehydrogenase, whose protein sequence is MSTTAKAYGTNAAELPLVPLSIERREPTPHDVEIEILYCGVCHSDLHTARNEWKGTIYPCVPGHEIVGRITKVGDHVKKFKVGELAAVGCMVDSCRECEECKQGYEQYCENGFTGTYNAPDKHLNAHTFGGYSQSVVVDEDFVLHVPENLDLAGVAPLLCAGITTYSPLRHWNVGPGKRVGVVGIGGLGHMAIKLAHAMGAYVVVFTTSESKKEDAKRLGADEVVLSNNVEQMQQSQKLDFILDAVSAEHDINAYLHHLKHDGNLTIVGAPENPLPVAVFNLILGRKSFSGSLIGGIAETQEMLDFCGRHDITADIELINMQDINDAYERMLKGDVKYRFVIDMASLKN, encoded by the coding sequence ATGAGTACAACAGCAAAAGCTTACGGAACAAATGCTGCGGAATTACCCTTGGTACCGCTGAGTATTGAACGTCGCGAGCCTACGCCTCACGATGTGGAAATAGAAATATTGTATTGCGGTGTATGTCATTCCGATTTACATACGGCGCGTAACGAGTGGAAAGGAACAATTTATCCATGTGTTCCCGGACATGAAATTGTAGGGCGTATCACAAAAGTCGGCGACCATGTAAAGAAATTCAAAGTAGGAGAGTTGGCAGCAGTTGGTTGTATGGTCGATTCGTGCCGCGAATGTGAAGAGTGTAAACAAGGATATGAGCAGTATTGCGAGAATGGTTTTACCGGAACATACAATGCGCCGGATAAACATTTGAATGCGCATACTTTCGGCGGCTATTCGCAAAGTGTTGTGGTGGATGAAGATTTTGTTCTTCATGTTCCGGAAAATCTTGATCTTGCAGGTGTTGCACCTTTGTTGTGCGCCGGCATTACAACATATTCTCCGTTAAGACATTGGAATGTTGGTCCCGGTAAAAGAGTGGGCGTTGTAGGCATCGGAGGTTTGGGGCACATGGCAATCAAGTTGGCTCATGCAATGGGCGCGTATGTTGTAGTATTTACAACATCGGAAAGTAAGAAAGAAGACGCAAAACGGCTTGGTGCAGATGAAGTAGTATTGTCCAATAATGTGGAACAAATGCAACAATCGCAAAAACTCGATTTTATTCTGGATGCAGTTTCCGCAGAACACGACATCAATGCTTACCTGCATCATTTGAAGCACGATGGTAATTTGACAATTGTGGGCGCGCCCGAAAATCCGCTGCCTGTTGCCGTGTTCAATTTGATTTTGGGAAGAAAAAGTTTTTCAGGTTCACTTATTGGCGGCATTGCTGAAACGCAGGAAATGCTTGACTTTTGCGGCAGGCACGACATTACTGCCGATATTGAATTAATCAATATGCAGGATATTAACGATGCGTATGAGCGCATGCTGAAAGGCGATGTGAAATATCGTTTCGTAATAGATATGGCTTCTTTGAAAAATTAA
- a CDS encoding VanZ family protein — MKPSFNFIRFIPFLFWIILVYILLTLPGKDFGSVEVDIPNLDKLVHMGLFGGVVFWFGFAWINIDRTKTRRGTVIITIVACIYGIAMEYVQKYFTTRDFSYGDMVADSLGAIIAYFVIRAITKKYQLQRAKNSY; from the coding sequence ATGAAACCGTCCTTCAATTTTATAAGATTTATTCCTTTCCTGTTTTGGATAATTCTTGTTTATATTTTACTCACTCTGCCGGGCAAAGATTTTGGAAGTGTAGAGGTAGATATTCCCAACCTTGACAAGCTCGTACACATGGGTTTGTTTGGCGGCGTGGTGTTTTGGTTTGGCTTTGCATGGATAAATATTGACCGTACAAAAACACGCCGGGGAACAGTTATTATTACTATTGTCGCCTGCATTTACGGCATCGCAATGGAATATGTGCAGAAGTATTTTACCACGCGCGATTTTTCGTACGGCGATATGGTTGCAGATTCATTAGGTGCAATCATTGCCTATTTTGTCATTCGTGCAATCACAAAAAAATACCAATTGCAAAGAGCCAAAAACAGTTATTAA
- the dcd gene encoding dCTP deaminase, producing MILSDTRILEEIEKGTILIEPYSREFLGSNSYDVHLGATLAMYEDEELDAKKHNAIRYFDIPEEGFVLQPNKFYLGVTQEYTETHAHVPFLEGKSSTGRLGIDIHATAGKGDVGFCGNWTLEISCKQPVRVYRLMPIGQLIYFPVEGEIEIKYNQKQNAKYSGQPNRPVESMMWKNKF from the coding sequence ATGATTTTATCCGATACACGTATTTTGGAAGAAATAGAAAAAGGTACGATTTTAATTGAGCCATACTCGCGTGAATTTTTGGGGAGCAACAGCTACGATGTGCATCTTGGCGCTACGCTTGCGATGTATGAAGATGAAGAATTGGATGCTAAAAAACACAATGCGATAAGATATTTTGACATTCCCGAAGAAGGCTTTGTATTGCAGCCGAATAAATTTTATCTTGGCGTAACGCAGGAATACACCGAAACGCACGCACATGTTCCTTTTCTTGAAGGGAAATCTTCCACAGGTCGTTTGGGCATTGATATTCACGCGACGGCCGGGAAAGGCGATGTAGGGTTTTGCGGCAACTGGACTTTGGAAATTTCGTGCAAGCAACCTGTAAGAGTGTATCGTCTTATGCCGATTGGACAATTGATTTATTTCCCTGTGGAAGGCGAAATTGAAATTAAATACAACCAAAAGCAAAACGCCAAATACAGCGGACAACCTAATAGACCCGTTGAAAGCATGATGTGGAAAAACAAGTTCTGA
- a CDS encoding TonB-dependent receptor, which translates to MRKLLGFFFLFFCFSFAAHAQQTTGTLTGTIVDTISHNVNKASVSLMNAADTTKVWHTLSDNDGKFSFSGLDLTTYVLRISFQGYEVLNRYVALTKEKPNVDLGEITLQQTMNELGTVVVTAVIPMTMKGDTTEYSADAFGTKPNATVEDLLKKLPNVQVDKNGGITAQGESVTRVFVDGKRFFGNDPKLATQNLPKDVVDKIQVFDGKSDQAEFSGFDDGNTIKTINIVTKRNMRHGWFGKSTAGIGNDEATLKDPLYAVSPRILYFNGDMKAGLFGNLNNINQQNFTRDDQTSKNGLTKTRMANLFFGNTFGKTDFNGNYQYANTGVNLNSNSITQYFYNDSSFNTNNYANDTTDRTTQRHSVNLNFDTKFDSANELRVRPNVSFTSSHSTDNSLTRIDSLFQGNEILKSNTNANRVNNNDGRNTGISATYRHAFAKKGRTISVDLQYSNTHSNSSSLYVSDYYDAVLGKDSLTNQRASTINNGNSLNTTLTYTEPIAQHQQLQIEYSNSFSKNVSDRETFNFDSTKMDYSAINDELTNKFDNKYTSNRGTLGYLFNNGVINFNAGIGVQFGKTESNNLTHSDKSVPEYTYTNLYPTANFTYNISKEKKFIFKYQGRTSQPSIQQLQPIKDSSNILAITSGNPNLKQEFNNHFQFRYNNIDRVGGKSFFAFIDASIVQHNITSDIERLDNGGQSTTYINMNGNYNVRAFVDWSFPIISPKSNIDFSTNISNARSVTMLDNAKSYTYNTSLSEGIKWSTNMEKSWDINFSTTPTYNIAKYSVNKQSNSNYYSQSTSVDGTWYSESGWQLATDFDYTFYTGNALGQNVSIPLWNASISKSVFANQAGQITLSVNDILNQNKGVEFTRSSDYSRQTRTNILKRYVMLTFTYNLKSFPGMGKRGNRNHGDRPWMRGGDGPPPGGGGFGGGRGRGGF; encoded by the coding sequence ATGCGTAAACTACTTGGGTTCTTTTTTTTATTTTTCTGTTTTTCGTTTGCAGCTCATGCGCAGCAAACAACCGGGACTTTAACCGGAACAATTGTCGATACAATTTCGCACAATGTGAACAAAGCCAGCGTCTCGCTGATGAACGCTGCGGACACCACCAAAGTGTGGCACACCTTGTCTGACAATGATGGCAAATTTTCTTTTTCCGGTCTTGATTTAACCACTTATGTTTTAAGAATCTCTTTTCAGGGATATGAAGTGTTGAACCGGTACGTGGCGTTAACCAAAGAAAAACCAAATGTAGATTTGGGCGAAATTACTTTGCAACAAACGATGAATGAGTTGGGAACAGTTGTGGTTACGGCTGTGATTCCAATGACGATGAAAGGCGATACCACAGAATATAGCGCAGATGCGTTTGGTACAAAACCTAATGCAACAGTCGAAGATTTATTGAAAAAGTTGCCGAACGTGCAGGTTGATAAAAACGGCGGCATAACGGCTCAGGGAGAATCTGTAACAAGAGTGTTTGTAGATGGTAAGCGCTTCTTTGGCAACGACCCGAAGCTTGCTACACAAAACCTGCCGAAAGACGTAGTGGATAAAATTCAGGTATTCGACGGCAAAAGCGACCAGGCAGAGTTTAGCGGTTTCGACGATGGTAATACCATTAAAACGATAAATATAGTTACCAAGCGGAATATGCGTCATGGATGGTTTGGAAAGTCCACCGCAGGTATCGGCAACGACGAAGCAACGCTGAAAGACCCGTTGTATGCGGTATCTCCGCGTATCCTGTATTTCAACGGAGATATGAAAGCCGGTTTGTTTGGCAACCTGAATAATATAAATCAGCAAAACTTTACACGAGACGACCAAACGAGTAAAAACGGTTTGACCAAAACAAGAATGGCAAATCTTTTCTTTGGAAACACTTTCGGTAAAACCGATTTTAACGGCAACTATCAATATGCAAATACCGGCGTAAATCTCAACTCAAATTCTATTACACAGTATTTTTATAACGACTCATCGTTTAATACTAATAATTATGCAAACGATACGACAGACAGGACTACGCAGAGACATTCCGTAAATCTTAATTTCGATACCAAGTTTGATTCTGCCAACGAACTTAGGGTAAGACCAAATGTATCATTTACAAGTTCGCATAGTACAGATAATTCGCTTACGCGAATCGACAGCCTTTTCCAAGGCAATGAAATTTTGAAAAGCAACACCAATGCAAACCGGGTTAATAATAATGACGGTCGAAATACGGGCATTTCAGCAACCTATCGTCATGCGTTTGCTAAAAAGGGTAGAACCATATCGGTAGATCTTCAGTATTCCAATACGCACAGCAACAGCAGCTCGTTATATGTGTCGGATTATTATGATGCTGTTTTAGGTAAAGACAGCCTGACAAATCAAAGAGCGTCAACAATAAATAACGGGAATTCTTTAAATACAACACTTACCTATACCGAGCCGATAGCACAACATCAGCAGTTGCAAATAGAATACAGCAACTCATTTTCAAAGAATGTATCCGACAGGGAAACATTTAATTTCGATAGTACGAAGATGGATTACTCGGCAATTAACGACGAGCTGACCAATAAGTTTGACAATAAATATACTTCTAATCGAGGTACATTGGGTTATTTGTTCAACAATGGCGTTATTAATTTTAATGCAGGTATTGGTGTTCAGTTCGGTAAAACAGAAAGCAATAATCTTACTCATTCCGATAAATCTGTTCCTGAATATACTTATACCAATTTATATCCAACGGCAAATTTTACTTACAATATTTCCAAGGAGAAAAAGTTTATTTTTAAATATCAGGGACGTACCAGTCAGCCATCTATTCAGCAATTGCAACCTATTAAAGACAGCTCCAACATTCTTGCAATCACATCGGGTAATCCAAATTTGAAACAAGAATTTAATAATCATTTCCAGTTCAGGTATAACAATATAGACCGTGTGGGCGGCAAGTCTTTCTTTGCTTTTATAGATGCGTCTATCGTACAGCATAATATTACGAGCGATATTGAGAGATTGGATAATGGCGGACAATCGACTACTTATATCAACATGAATGGGAATTATAATGTCAGAGCGTTTGTCGACTGGAGTTTCCCTATTATTTCTCCAAAATCCAATATCGATTTTTCGACCAATATCAGCAATGCCCGTTCGGTAACTATGTTGGACAATGCAAAGAGTTATACTTACAATACTTCACTATCGGAAGGTATTAAATGGTCCACCAACATGGAAAAATCCTGGGATATAAATTTTTCAACGACGCCTACTTACAATATTGCAAAATATTCGGTAAACAAGCAGTCCAACAGCAACTATTATTCGCAATCGACATCGGTGGATGGAACTTGGTATTCGGAATCGGGCTGGCAGCTTGCTACCGACTTTGATTATACGTTTTATACAGGAAATGCTTTAGGGCAAAATGTAAGCATTCCGCTGTGGAATGCAAGCATTTCAAAGAGTGTATTTGCAAATCAGGCAGGACAAATTACGTTATCGGTCAATGACATCCTGAACCAGAACAAAGGCGTGGAATTTACAAGAAGTTCAGATTATAGCAGGCAAACACGAACCAATATTCTCAAGCGTTATGTGATGCTCACATTTACATACAATCTTAAATCATTCCCCGGAATGGGCAAGAGGGGCAACAGAAACCATGGCGACAGACCCTGGATGCGCGGCGGCGACGGACCTCCTCCGGGCGGCGGTGGATTTGGAGGTGGTCGCGGTCGCGGCGGTTTTTAA
- a CDS encoding fibronectin type III domain-containing protein — protein sequence MIKVIISFSRVTDSDLAVQAQHIVDSLTDNAAFPTPAPALADVQSALTDYETALAQAATGGKQLTAVKNQKRETLETLLSQLGLYVQLHSNNDAAVALSSGFTLAKTPAPVGMLSKSENLKAVPGITGEILLSVYAVPHAAGYIWQYKLAGADAWMEIHTTKAKTAVEGLTSGQQYSFRVTALGTNPAQNWSDEVKSFVL from the coding sequence ATGATTAAAGTGATCATTAGCTTCAGCCGTGTAACGGACAGCGACCTCGCCGTTCAGGCGCAACACATCGTAGACAGCCTTACAGACAATGCCGCTTTTCCTACCCCCGCTCCCGCACTTGCAGATGTGCAATCGGCATTAACCGACTATGAAACAGCGCTTGCGCAGGCAGCCACAGGCGGCAAACAACTGACCGCCGTTAAAAACCAGAAACGCGAAACATTGGAAACCCTGCTGTCGCAATTGGGCTTATACGTGCAGCTGCACAGCAACAATGATGCGGCTGTTGCACTCAGCTCCGGATTTACGCTGGCAAAAACGCCTGCACCTGTGGGTATGCTTTCCAAGTCAGAAAACCTGAAAGCCGTACCGGGCATTACCGGAGAAATATTACTGTCGGTGTATGCCGTGCCTCATGCCGCAGGGTATATATGGCAGTACAAGTTAGCAGGTGCAGATGCGTGGATGGAAATCCATACCACTAAGGCTAAAACAGCAGTCGAAGGTTTAACCAGCGGACAGCAGTACAGCTTTCGTGTAACAGCATTGGGTACAAATCCTGCACAAAACTGGAGCGACGAGGTAAAAAGCTTTGTACTGTAA
- a CDS encoding 4'-phosphopantetheinyl transferase family protein: MPLFYQKKINANTKLAIWKIEEDENFFLQKVPLKKNISHPQKRLQHLAGRFLLPLLFSDFPLEEILIADSRKPFLQNEAYHFSISHCGDYAAAIASTTQRVGIDAELFSDKVIKVKEKFLNEEEKKFTTQYNDDKKLLTTLWCAKEATYKWYSYGLLNFKENILLQPVSFGDEGIIPTIFLKEDKKTELKTNYSIFSNLSLAWISAQ, encoded by the coding sequence GTGCCGCTTTTTTATCAAAAGAAAATAAACGCAAATACCAAACTCGCTATTTGGAAAATAGAAGAGGATGAGAATTTCTTTCTTCAAAAAGTTCCGTTGAAAAAAAATATTTCGCATCCGCAAAAGCGATTGCAGCATCTTGCGGGAAGATTTTTATTGCCGCTACTGTTTTCCGATTTTCCTTTGGAGGAGATTTTAATTGCCGACAGCCGTAAGCCGTTTTTGCAAAACGAAGCGTATCATTTTTCCATTTCGCATTGCGGCGATTATGCAGCCGCCATCGCAAGTACAACACAACGTGTAGGCATCGATGCCGAATTATTTTCCGATAAAGTCATAAAAGTAAAAGAGAAGTTTTTGAACGAAGAAGAAAAAAAATTTACTACGCAATACAACGATGATAAAAAATTATTGACTACGCTTTGGTGCGCAAAAGAAGCAACTTATAAATGGTACAGCTATGGTTTATTAAACTTTAAAGAGAACATTTTATTGCAACCGGTTTCCTTCGGCGATGAAGGAATTATACCAACTATCTTTTTAAAAGAAGATAAAAAAACTGAACTGAAAACTAATTACAGCATCTTCTCAAACTTAAGCCTGGCATGGATTTCAGCGCAATAA
- a CDS encoding lipoprotein signal peptidase, protein MKSSTKKIYVAAFIVLLLIFDQSLKFYIKTHYFLGETHNVLGHWFQLSFVENEGMAWGWKFGGSFGKIILTLFRLFAVIWGTFYISKLIRKKARTGFIICVALIYAGAAGNLIDSLFYGLIFNASDYDLQNVAHFLPKGGGYASFLHGRVVDMLHFNLIDTFLPNWVPYYGGTRFTFFDPVFNLADSYISISFFILIIFQKSLFGEKK, encoded by the coding sequence TTGAAATCTTCAACAAAAAAAATATACGTCGCGGCATTTATTGTATTGCTGTTGATATTCGACCAGTCGCTGAAATTTTATATCAAGACACATTATTTTCTCGGCGAAACACACAATGTTTTAGGACATTGGTTTCAACTGAGTTTTGTGGAAAACGAAGGCATGGCTTGGGGCTGGAAATTCGGCGGCAGTTTCGGAAAAATAATACTGACATTGTTCAGATTGTTTGCCGTGATTTGGGGAACATTTTACATTAGTAAATTAATCCGCAAGAAAGCAAGAACAGGTTTCATTATTTGTGTCGCTTTGATATATGCAGGCGCTGCCGGCAACCTGATTGACAGTCTATTCTACGGGCTAATTTTCAACGCCAGTGATTATGACTTACAGAATGTGGCGCATTTTCTTCCCAAAGGCGGCGGCTATGCATCTTTCCTGCACGGCAGGGTTGTAGATATGCTGCATTTTAATCTTATCGATACCTTTCTTCCCAACTGGGTTCCTTATTATGGCGGAACAAGGTTTACATTTTTTGACCCGGTCTTTAACCTGGCAGACTCTTATATTTCCATCAGCTTTTTCATCTTGATTATTTTCCAAAAGAGCTTGTTTGGAGAGAAGAAATAA
- a CDS encoding UDP-3-O-(3-hydroxymyristoyl)glucosamine N-acyltransferase: protein MQFPKQITLQQIATLIDAEVIGDANAVVAGINEIHKVEKGDMVFVDHPKYYNVCLQSNASHIIINNKDVQVPEGKNLLYCEQPFEAYLTIVNHFRPFTSQTKSINDDVEIGEGTIIMPNVFIGKNVKIGNNCIIHPNVAIMDYTEIGNNVVIQAGTVIGSDAFYYNTKKDRDVWYKKMQSCGNVVIKDFVEIGAGCTIDRGVTASTIISEGAKMDNMVHIGHDTFVGKNCLFAAQVGIAGATVIEDGVTLWGQVGVSKTLTIGKNAVVLAQSGVPSSLKGGKTYFGYPAEEASGKRRELVWIKRIPELWEKVMKK, encoded by the coding sequence ATGCAATTTCCTAAACAAATAACATTACAACAGATTGCAACACTCATCGACGCAGAAGTAATAGGCGACGCAAATGCAGTGGTGGCGGGCATCAACGAGATTCATAAAGTTGAAAAAGGCGATATGGTTTTTGTGGACCATCCTAAATATTACAATGTTTGTCTGCAAAGCAATGCATCACATATCATCATCAACAACAAAGATGTTCAAGTTCCCGAAGGGAAAAATTTGCTGTACTGCGAGCAACCTTTTGAGGCATATCTTACGATTGTCAATCATTTCAGACCGTTCACTTCGCAAACAAAATCCATCAACGACGATGTTGAAATTGGCGAAGGGACCATCATTATGCCGAATGTCTTTATCGGGAAAAATGTAAAGATTGGCAATAACTGTATCATTCATCCGAACGTTGCCATTATGGATTATACAGAGATTGGTAACAACGTTGTAATTCAGGCGGGGACTGTAATTGGCAGCGACGCGTTTTATTACAACACAAAAAAAGACCGGGATGTTTGGTACAAAAAAATGCAAAGCTGCGGTAATGTTGTGATTAAAGATTTTGTAGAAATTGGCGCCGGCTGCACCATCGACAGAGGCGTTACGGCATCGACCATCATCAGCGAAGGAGCTAAGATGGACAACATGGTTCACATTGGACACGATACGTTTGTCGGGAAGAATTGTTTGTTCGCGGCACAGGTAGGCATTGCCGGTGCAACAGTTATTGAAGACGGCGTTACACTTTGGGGACAAGTGGGCGTAAGTAAAACTTTGACTATCGGCAAAAATGCTGTGGTGCTGGCACAGAGCGGCGTTCCCTCTTCTTTGAAAGGTGGCAAAACCTATTTCGGTTATCCTGCGGAAGAAGCAAGCGGCAAAAGAAGAGAGCTTGTTTGGATAAAACGTATTCCGGAACTTTGGGAAAAAGTGATGAAAAAATAA